A stretch of the Comamonas testosteroni TK102 genome encodes the following:
- a CDS encoding MarR family winged helix-turn-helix transcriptional regulator, producing MRSDDNLLPDSSELLRLDNQVCFALYSASLAMTKLYKPLLDAIGLTYPQYLVMLVLWEGDQLTVSELGERLYLDSGTLTPLLKRLESAGLLARKRDAQDERRVRIALTDTGRALRAEAEKIPACVLQSTQCTLPELQALTGQLGTLRARLAPRRSHS from the coding sequence ATGCGATCCGATGACAACCTTCTCCCCGACAGCTCCGAGCTGCTGCGCCTGGACAATCAGGTCTGCTTTGCGCTGTACTCGGCATCGCTGGCCATGACCAAGCTCTACAAACCCTTGCTGGATGCCATAGGCCTGACTTACCCTCAGTACCTGGTCATGCTGGTGCTCTGGGAAGGCGACCAACTCACGGTCTCGGAACTGGGCGAACGTCTTTACCTGGATTCAGGCACGCTGACGCCCTTGCTCAAGCGACTGGAGAGTGCAGGCCTGCTGGCACGCAAGCGCGATGCACAGGACGAGCGCCGCGTGCGCATCGCCCTCACGGATACCGGCCGGGCACTGCGCGCCGAGGCCGAAAAAATACCTGCCTGCGTGCTTCAGAGCACGCAGTGCACCCTGCCCGAACTGCAGGCCCTCACGGGCCAGCTCGGCACACTGCGCGCACGGCTGGCGCCGCGCCGCAGCCACTCCTGA
- a CDS encoding organic hydroperoxide resistance protein has product MAQLDKVLYTAHAHTTGGREGNSRTDDGRLDIQLSSPGGAGKGTNPEQLFAAGYSACFIGAMKAVAARQKITLPADLSVDAEVDLGPVGEVFGIAVRMKISLPGMDKAAAQQLVDTAHQVCPYSNATRGNIGVTLTIA; this is encoded by the coding sequence ATGGCCCAACTCGACAAGGTTCTGTACACCGCCCACGCCCACACCACCGGCGGACGCGAAGGCAATTCGCGCACCGATGATGGCCGCCTGGACATCCAGCTGAGCTCGCCCGGCGGCGCCGGCAAGGGCACCAATCCCGAGCAGCTGTTTGCCGCCGGCTACTCCGCCTGCTTTATCGGCGCCATGAAGGCCGTGGCCGCTCGCCAGAAGATCACCCTGCCCGCCGACCTGTCGGTGGATGCCGAAGTCGATCTGGGCCCCGTGGGCGAAGTGTTCGGCATCGCCGTGCGCATGAAGATCAGCCTGCCCGGCATGGACAAGGCTGCGGCCCAGCAACTGGTGGACACCGCTCACCAGGTCTGCCCCTACTCCAACGCCACACGCGGCAATATCGGCGTGACGCTGACCATCGCTTAA
- a CDS encoding 2'-5' RNA ligase family protein yields MQESEALSQPCEDRDFAEWHQGCPWCAVWVVMLQGHGLGSVLQQARSRLGDALLPRHTRQPHITLAYRGLCRGGDEHAAREYDRLALRADVAMLQSLRLRPFAVQVAGAGSFTTVPYLGIGQGQECLQQLHAALVPAEPAPGWRYVPHVTLGHYARRLPLREAVDKLLALIRDLPVFEVRQLALVRYAAADIAGPLTLEGVFELDTGRYVAAPGALWSEPL; encoded by the coding sequence ATGCAAGAGAGCGAAGCACTTTCACAGCCCTGCGAGGACCGGGATTTTGCCGAGTGGCATCAAGGTTGCCCCTGGTGTGCGGTCTGGGTGGTGATGCTGCAAGGCCATGGTCTGGGGTCCGTGCTGCAGCAGGCCAGATCCAGGCTTGGTGATGCCTTGCTGCCGCGCCATACGCGCCAGCCGCATATCACGCTGGCCTATAGAGGGCTGTGCCGGGGAGGGGACGAGCATGCGGCGCGGGAATATGACCGGCTGGCGCTGCGCGCCGATGTTGCCATGCTGCAGAGCCTGCGGCTGCGCCCTTTTGCCGTTCAAGTGGCGGGGGCCGGCAGCTTTACCACCGTGCCCTATCTGGGCATAGGCCAGGGGCAGGAATGCCTGCAGCAGCTGCATGCAGCACTGGTGCCTGCAGAGCCCGCGCCGGGCTGGCGCTATGTGCCCCATGTGACCCTGGGCCACTATGCGAGGCGGCTGCCGCTGCGAGAGGCTGTGGACAAGTTGCTGGCACTGATCCGGGACTTGCCGGTCTTCGAGGTAAGGCAGCTGGCACTGGTCCGCTATGCGGCGGCCGATATTGCGGGGCCGCTGACGCTGGAAGGTGTCTTCGAACTGGACACCGGGCGCTATGTGGCTGCGCCCGGTGCCCTATGGTCTGAGCCGCTTTAA
- a CDS encoding serine/threonine protein kinase, protein MSDTQDPSHPYADLTPDCVIDALCSTGLVPDGRLTALSSYENRVYLAHQDEGDKVVAKFYRPGRWSRAQIEEEHAFSQELAAGEVPVVAPLALQGQTVHEHAGFLFNISPWRGGRRPELDDWEVLEWIGRFLARIHTVGAAQPFTHRPALNLKSFGYESMHYLLEHEVVALEVRSRWQQACDKALSLIAPSADGLSAAGHFCLHSATQIRLHGDCHPGNILWTPLDDEGHGGPHFVDLDDARSGPAVQDLWMLLSGDRGQQTQQLSALLEGYEQFRSFDRRELALIEPLRTLRLLHYSAWLARRWQDPIFAINFPWFGSTDYWQGQVDMLNEQIEAMQLEPLYA, encoded by the coding sequence ATGAGCGATACCCAAGACCCCTCTCACCCCTATGCGGACCTCACGCCCGATTGCGTGATCGATGCGCTGTGCAGCACGGGCCTTGTGCCGGACGGACGGCTGACGGCGCTGAGCTCCTATGAAAACCGCGTCTATCTGGCCCACCAGGACGAGGGCGACAAGGTCGTCGCCAAGTTCTACCGTCCAGGCCGATGGAGCCGCGCCCAGATCGAGGAAGAACATGCCTTCTCCCAGGAGCTGGCGGCTGGCGAAGTTCCCGTGGTGGCACCGCTGGCGCTGCAAGGGCAGACCGTGCATGAGCATGCGGGCTTTCTGTTCAACATCAGCCCCTGGCGCGGCGGGCGCCGCCCCGAGCTCGACGACTGGGAGGTGCTGGAATGGATAGGCCGTTTTCTGGCCCGCATCCACACCGTGGGGGCCGCCCAGCCCTTCACCCATCGCCCGGCGCTGAACCTGAAAAGCTTTGGCTACGAATCCATGCACTATCTTCTCGAACATGAGGTCGTCGCGCTCGAAGTACGCAGCCGCTGGCAGCAGGCTTGCGACAAAGCTCTTTCATTGATAGCGCCATCCGCTGATGGATTAAGCGCTGCAGGCCATTTTTGCTTGCATTCTGCGACGCAGATTCGCCTGCATGGCGACTGCCACCCGGGAAACATTCTCTGGACGCCTCTGGATGACGAAGGCCATGGCGGCCCGCATTTTGTCGATCTGGACGATGCACGCAGCGGCCCCGCCGTGCAGGATCTGTGGATGCTGCTCTCGGGCGACCGAGGCCAGCAGACCCAGCAGCTGTCGGCCCTGCTCGAGGGTTATGAGCAGTTCCGCAGCTTCGACCGGCGCGAGCTGGCGTTGATCGAGCCTCTGCGCACCCTGCGCCTGCTGCATTACAGCGCCTGGCTGGCGCGCCGCTGGCAGGACCCGATCTTTGCCATCAACTTCCCCTGGTTCGGCAGCACCGACTACTGGCAGGGCCAGGTGGACATGCTGAACGAACAGATCGAAGCCATGCAGCTGGAGCCGCTCTACGCCTAG
- a CDS encoding TetR/AcrR family transcriptional regulator: MADGAAAAPCADPDIGPQAKRQRRTRGPSLDKTAQTRQQIAEAALAEFVECGVARSTMERIACRAQVAKGTLYLYYPSKDELLRGVVEHALRHSAVYQPLRRRKGETVRAFLRRSLLPTLEAVDSSERGMLARLVLSEARHAPELARLYKELAFDAWQNYVQDLLALAVKEGELRTRSVSRSAQLLASPFWMALVHNNLLASEGSQKLALKPLVELLIDNLFAGTAGDNVAVQRQ; this comes from the coding sequence ATGGCGGATGGCGCAGCGGCTGCCCCTTGCGCAGACCCGGATATCGGCCCGCAGGCAAAGCGTCAGCGGCGCACGCGCGGCCCGAGTCTGGACAAGACGGCGCAGACGCGTCAGCAGATTGCCGAGGCCGCACTGGCCGAGTTCGTGGAGTGCGGCGTGGCCCGCAGCACCATGGAGCGCATTGCCTGTCGCGCGCAGGTGGCCAAGGGCACGCTGTATCTCTACTACCCGTCCAAGGACGAGCTGCTGCGAGGCGTGGTGGAGCACGCGCTGCGGCATTCGGCCGTCTATCAGCCGCTCCGGCGCCGCAAGGGCGAAACGGTGCGCGCCTTTCTGCGCCGCAGTCTGCTGCCGACGCTGGAGGCCGTGGACAGCAGCGAGCGCGGCATGCTGGCGCGTCTGGTTCTCAGCGAGGCACGGCATGCGCCCGAGCTTGCCAGACTGTACAAAGAGCTGGCTTTTGATGCCTGGCAGAACTATGTGCAGGATCTGCTGGCACTGGCCGTGAAAGAGGGGGAGCTCAGGACCCGCTCGGTCAGCCGCAGTGCCCAGTTGCTGGCCAGCCCGTTCTGGATGGCGCTGGTGCACAACAACCTGCTGGCCTCTGAGGGCTCGCAGAAGCTGGCCCTCAAGCCGCTGGTCGAGCTACTGATTGATAACCTTTTTGCGGGCACGGCCGGTGACAATGTGGCTGTTCAACGTCAGTGA
- a CDS encoding MFS transporter: MQSRLSPYAWVCFSMCVGVMGTALASPLYPLYQQAWDLQPSHITQIFVTYMLGALISLLFLGRLTNLFGFLKVLRLGLMVMTVGVIGSALSWNTWSLGASRFIIGLASGLITTSASIGMTQLNNKGDLQRAAATTSLTIAFGFGLGPVVGGLMAQWVPFPLVSSYLPPIALSFLGIHALFRIQLPATTAPVHSAPGLTLKDVLPSISQPRKPFIYHYALGCMAAFSAFGMFSLFAAMAPSFMAQMLPWHGPAVSGLSIGVILFLSAGIQLIARPYPTKRLIIIGFFALAATNALLVLNLFAGSPWLFALSVLSMSCGHALCNLSGMAVVNKVSKPVNRTGLLSTYLVVGYVGTIVPILGMGWLSDHIGLTGALIAFCACLGLLSALLGVISARARVLPVPRQ, from the coding sequence ATGCAATCCCGTCTGAGTCCCTATGCCTGGGTGTGCTTTTCCATGTGCGTCGGCGTCATGGGAACAGCGCTTGCCAGCCCGCTCTACCCGCTCTACCAGCAGGCCTGGGATCTGCAGCCCAGCCATATCACGCAGATTTTCGTGACCTATATGCTGGGCGCCTTGATCAGCCTGCTGTTTCTGGGCCGTCTGACCAACCTCTTCGGTTTTCTCAAAGTGCTGCGCCTGGGACTGATGGTGATGACCGTGGGCGTCATCGGCTCTGCCCTGTCCTGGAATACCTGGAGCCTGGGTGCCTCCCGCTTCATCATCGGCCTGGCCTCGGGGTTGATCACCACCTCGGCCTCCATAGGCATGACACAGCTCAATAACAAGGGGGACCTGCAGCGTGCGGCTGCAACCACCAGCCTGACGATTGCCTTCGGCTTCGGCCTGGGGCCCGTGGTGGGCGGCCTGATGGCGCAATGGGTGCCATTCCCCCTGGTCAGCAGCTATCTGCCGCCCATCGCACTGAGCTTTCTGGGCATCCATGCGCTGTTCAGGATCCAGCTACCGGCGACCACTGCGCCCGTCCACAGCGCGCCCGGCCTGACGCTGAAAGATGTTCTTCCCAGCATCTCCCAGCCGCGCAAGCCCTTTATCTACCACTATGCGCTGGGCTGCATGGCGGCGTTTTCCGCCTTCGGCATGTTCAGCCTGTTTGCCGCCATGGCCCCCAGCTTCATGGCCCAGATGCTGCCCTGGCATGGACCTGCGGTCTCGGGCCTGTCCATCGGCGTCATCCTGTTTCTGTCGGCCGGCATCCAGCTCATCGCCCGGCCCTACCCCACCAAGCGGCTGATCATCATCGGCTTCTTCGCCCTGGCGGCGACCAATGCCCTGCTGGTTCTCAATCTGTTTGCCGGCTCGCCATGGCTGTTCGCACTGAGTGTGCTGAGCATGTCCTGCGGTCATGCACTGTGCAATCTGTCGGGCATGGCCGTGGTCAACAAGGTCTCCAAGCCCGTCAACCGCACGGGCCTGCTGTCCACCTATCTGGTCGTGGGCTATGTAGGCACCATCGTCCCCATCCTGGGCATGGGCTGGCTGTCCGACCATATCGGTCTGACGGGCGCACTGATAGCCTTTTGTGCCTGCCTGGGCCTGCTGTCGGCACTGCTGGGCGTCATCAGCGCACGGGCACGCGTGCTGCCCGTTCCGCGCCAGTGA
- the soxR gene encoding redox-sensitive transcriptional activator SoxR, with protein MNGCGNGLVAEVEGMPDLSVGEVASRSGVAVSALHFYEKQGLIESARTAGNQRRYARAVLRRVAVIKVAQRMGVPLAEIAQALAHLPANRVPGKADWSRLSLHWQAQLDARIAMLTLLRDQLDSCIGCGCLSLQACPLRNDHDCLAAQGAGPHFR; from the coding sequence ATGAATGGATGCGGAAACGGCCTGGTGGCCGAGGTTGAGGGAATGCCGGATCTCAGTGTGGGAGAGGTCGCCAGCCGCAGCGGGGTGGCGGTATCGGCCCTGCATTTCTATGAGAAGCAGGGCTTGATCGAGAGTGCGCGCACTGCGGGCAACCAGCGCCGCTATGCGCGAGCGGTGCTGAGACGGGTGGCCGTGATCAAGGTGGCTCAGCGCATGGGCGTGCCCCTGGCCGAGATCGCGCAGGCACTGGCCCATCTGCCGGCCAACCGCGTACCCGGCAAGGCCGACTGGAGTCGCCTGTCCTTGCACTGGCAGGCACAGCTCGATGCACGCATTGCCATGCTGACCCTGCTCAGGGATCAGCTCGACTCCTGCATAGGCTGCGGCTGCCTGTCTCTGCAGGCCTGCCCGCTGCGCAACGACCATGATTGTCTGGCGGCGCAAGGGGCCGGCCCGCATTTTAGATAG
- a CDS encoding RidA family protein, giving the protein MDAKPSFIAQAPSPQPRYLQPAGLYDSLPNGYTHVVSVQEPLRWLFVSGQGGENALAELPDSFALQAAQALANIRTALAAGGADMGHVLKLTVLIVDHSLERFEHWQSAVREHWGSGEPGDRRPRFPACTLIPVPKLALPGMLIEVEATAALSMAMDAQAAIAA; this is encoded by the coding sequence ATGGACGCCAAGCCCAGTTTCATTGCCCAAGCCCCTTCACCGCAACCGCGCTATCTGCAGCCCGCCGGTCTCTACGACAGCCTGCCCAATGGCTACACCCATGTGGTCTCCGTTCAGGAGCCGCTGCGCTGGCTCTTCGTCTCGGGCCAGGGCGGAGAAAACGCCCTGGCCGAGCTGCCAGACAGCTTTGCCCTGCAGGCTGCGCAGGCTCTTGCCAACATCAGGACCGCCCTGGCCGCCGGTGGCGCGGACATGGGCCATGTGCTCAAGCTCACCGTGCTTATCGTCGATCATTCGCTGGAGCGCTTCGAGCACTGGCAAAGCGCCGTGAGAGAGCATTGGGGCAGCGGCGAGCCCGGCGACAGGCGGCCGCGCTTTCCGGCCTGCACGCTGATTCCCGTGCCCAAGCTGGCCCTGCCCGGCATGCTGATCGAGGTGGAGGCCACGGCGGCCCTGTCCATGGCGATGGACGCCCAAGCCGCCATTGCCGCCTGA
- a CDS encoding MFS transporter: MKTTTPAATPVLSRTTLLLMATACGLCAGANYFNQPLLNSMVQHLQISDAQASSTVTMAQVSYGLGLLFLVPLGDMLERRRLVLILMLLAACGMLLSGISGLAGSFALLAAGTLMAGVFSVAAQVLVPMAATFAAPGASGRAVGLVMSGLLIGILASRSVAGILSDPGGWSTVYWVGASSTAFMAVLLARALPKAAPAAPVSYGEVMKSLGDLLRRHPRLRSRALIGGTGFATVSVLFSTMALLLAGPGFELSDLMIGLIGIVGIAGALMANVAGRMADKGLEQSATLAGAILMLLGWLCLWLGGSSIWWFLLGLLVVDGALQALHISNQNVVYALAPEARSRINAVYMTTYFLGASLGSALGSWAWLAHGWTGTSLMGGLLGLLTLAMVLWDRSLLARSRN, from the coding sequence ATGAAAACCACAACACCAGCGGCCACCCCAGTCCTCTCCAGAACCACCCTGCTGCTCATGGCTACGGCCTGCGGCCTGTGCGCCGGAGCCAATTATTTCAATCAGCCCTTGCTCAACTCCATGGTCCAGCATCTGCAAATCAGCGATGCCCAGGCCTCCAGCACCGTGACCATGGCCCAGGTCTCCTATGGCCTGGGACTGCTGTTTCTGGTGCCGCTGGGCGATATGCTGGAGCGCCGCCGCCTGGTTCTGATCCTGATGCTGCTGGCCGCCTGCGGCATGCTGCTGTCGGGCATCAGCGGTCTGGCGGGCAGCTTCGCGCTGCTCGCCGCCGGCACCCTGATGGCCGGCGTGTTCTCGGTGGCTGCCCAGGTGCTGGTGCCCATGGCCGCCACCTTTGCCGCCCCTGGCGCCAGCGGGCGTGCCGTCGGCCTGGTCATGAGCGGCCTGCTGATCGGCATTCTGGCCTCGCGCAGCGTGGCGGGGATTCTGTCCGATCCGGGCGGCTGGAGCACCGTCTACTGGGTGGGGGCCAGCAGCACCGCCTTCATGGCCGTGCTGCTGGCACGGGCCCTGCCCAAGGCGGCTCCCGCCGCTCCCGTCAGCTATGGCGAAGTCATGAAGTCTCTGGGAGACTTGCTGCGCCGGCATCCGCGCCTGCGCAGCCGTGCGCTGATTGGCGGCACCGGCTTTGCCACCGTGAGCGTGCTGTTCTCCACCATGGCGCTGCTGCTGGCCGGGCCGGGCTTTGAACTATCGGACCTGATGATCGGCCTGATCGGCATCGTGGGCATTGCCGGCGCACTGATGGCCAATGTGGCCGGACGCATGGCCGACAAGGGACTGGAGCAGTCCGCCACACTGGCCGGCGCCATTCTGATGCTGCTGGGCTGGCTGTGCCTGTGGCTGGGCGGCAGCAGCATCTGGTGGTTTCTGCTCGGTCTGCTGGTGGTCGACGGCGCCCTGCAGGCCCTGCACATCAGCAACCAGAACGTGGTCTATGCATTGGCGCCCGAGGCCAGATCGCGCATCAATGCCGTCTATATGACCACGTACTTTCTCGGAGCCTCCCTCGGCTCGGCACTGGGCTCGTGGGCCTGGCTGGCACATGGCTGGACCGGCACCAGTCTCATGGGCGGCCTGCTGGGCCTGCTCACCCTGGCTATGGTGCTCTGGGATCGCAGCCTGCTGGCACGTTCACGCAACTAA
- the htpG gene encoding molecular chaperone HtpG: protein MTKQTHSFQAEVAQLLHLVTHSLYSNQEIFLRELISNASDACDKLRFEALGDASLYGDQPELEVRVSFDKAARTLTITDTGIGMSEQEAIDNLGTIAKSGTKAFMEKLSGDQKADSQLIGQFGVGFYSGFIVADKITVETRRAGAPASAGVRWISGGTGDFEIEQIERAQRGTSIILHLRDDAEEFLNGYKLKQVISKYSDHISLPILMEKEEWKEGENDQPGEMVKTGEWETVNKASALWTRAKKDITEEQYKEFYKAISHDFEDPLTWSHNRVEGNTEYTQLLYIPAKAPFDLYQRDKHAGIKLYVKRVFIMDDAEALMPQYLRFVKGVIDSADLPLNVSRELLQESRDVRLIRDGSAKRVLSMLEDLARHDRHEAAAEAADGVQDVVSEEDKAKEGKFTQFYNEFGAVLKEGLGEDFGNKERIAKLLRFATTTHEGLNTSFADYKARMKEGQDAIYYITADTLAAAKNSPQLEVFKKKGIEVLLMTDRVDEWALNYLHDFDGTPLQSVAKGAVDLGKLQNEEEKKAAEEAAEAFKPVLAKLKEALKDRAEDVRATSRLVDSPACLVVSDGGMSLQLARLLKQAGQAAPESKPVLEVNPDHALVKKLDGSVHFNDLAQILFDQAVLAEGGMPEDPAAYVKRVNALLA from the coding sequence ATGACAAAGCAAACCCATTCCTTCCAGGCCGAAGTGGCCCAACTGCTGCACCTGGTTACGCATTCGCTGTATTCCAACCAGGAAATCTTCCTGCGCGAGCTGATCTCCAATGCTTCGGATGCTTGCGACAAGCTGCGCTTTGAAGCGCTGGGCGACGCCAGCCTCTACGGCGATCAGCCCGAGCTGGAAGTGCGCGTTTCCTTTGACAAGGCTGCTCGCACGCTGACCATCACCGATACCGGCATCGGCATGAGCGAGCAGGAAGCCATTGACAATCTGGGCACGATTGCCAAGAGCGGTACCAAGGCTTTCATGGAAAAGCTCAGCGGCGACCAGAAGGCCGACTCGCAGCTGATCGGCCAGTTCGGCGTGGGCTTCTACTCGGGCTTCATCGTGGCCGACAAGATCACCGTGGAAACCCGCCGTGCCGGTGCGCCGGCATCGGCCGGCGTGCGCTGGATCAGCGGCGGCACCGGCGACTTCGAGATCGAGCAGATCGAACGCGCCCAGCGCGGCACCAGCATCATCCTGCACCTGCGTGACGACGCCGAGGAGTTTCTCAACGGTTACAAGCTCAAGCAGGTCATCTCCAAATACTCCGACCACATCAGCCTGCCCATCCTGATGGAAAAGGAAGAATGGAAGGAAGGCGAGAACGATCAGCCCGGCGAGATGGTCAAGACCGGCGAATGGGAAACCGTGAACAAGGCCAGCGCCCTGTGGACCCGCGCCAAGAAGGACATCACGGAAGAGCAGTACAAGGAGTTCTACAAGGCCATCAGCCATGACTTCGAGGACCCGCTGACCTGGAGCCACAACCGCGTCGAAGGCAATACCGAGTACACGCAGCTGCTCTATATCCCCGCCAAGGCCCCGTTCGACCTGTACCAGCGTGACAAGCACGCCGGCATCAAGCTCTATGTGAAGCGCGTCTTCATCATGGACGATGCCGAGGCGCTGATGCCCCAGTACTTGCGCTTTGTGAAGGGCGTGATCGACTCCGCCGATCTGCCGCTGAACGTGAGCCGCGAGCTGCTGCAGGAAAGCCGCGATGTGCGCCTGATCCGCGACGGCTCGGCCAAGCGCGTGCTTTCGATGCTGGAAGACCTGGCACGGCATGACAGGCATGAAGCCGCAGCTGAGGCTGCCGATGGCGTGCAGGATGTCGTCAGCGAAGAGGACAAGGCCAAGGAAGGCAAGTTCACGCAGTTCTACAACGAGTTCGGCGCCGTGCTCAAGGAAGGCCTGGGCGAGGACTTCGGCAACAAGGAGCGCATTGCCAAGCTGCTGCGTTTCGCCACCACCACGCATGAAGGTCTGAACACCTCGTTTGCCGACTACAAGGCTCGCATGAAGGAGGGTCAGGACGCGATCTACTACATCACGGCCGACACCCTGGCTGCGGCCAAGAACAGCCCGCAGCTCGAAGTGTTCAAGAAGAAGGGCATCGAAGTCCTGCTGATGACCGATCGCGTGGATGAGTGGGCGCTCAACTATCTGCACGACTTTGACGGCACGCCGCTGCAGTCCGTGGCCAAGGGTGCCGTGGATCTGGGCAAGCTGCAGAACGAGGAAGAGAAGAAGGCCGCCGAGGAAGCCGCCGAAGCCTTCAAGCCCGTGCTGGCCAAGCTCAAGGAAGCACTCAAGGACCGTGCTGAAGACGTGCGCGCCACCAGCCGCCTAGTCGACTCGCCCGCCTGTCTGGTGGTCAGCGACGGCGGCATGAGCCTGCAACTGGCCCGCCTGCTCAAGCAGGCCGGCCAGGCCGCGCCCGAGTCCAAGCCGGTGCTGGAAGTGAACCCCGATCACGCCCTGGTCAAGAAGCTGGACGGCTCCGTCCACTTCAACGATCTGGCCCAGATTTTGTTCGACCAGGCCGTGCTGGCTGAAGGCGGGATGCCCGAGGATCCGGCTGCTTACGTCAAGCGTGTGAACGCGCTGCTGGCCTGA